Proteins encoded by one window of Streptomyces sp. NBC_01571:
- the gabT gene encoding 4-aminobutyrate--2-oxoglutarate transaminase, whose product MTALPQERRVVTAIPGPKSQELQARRTAAVAAGVGSVLPVFTTRAGGGIIEDVDGNRLIDFGSGIAVTSVGASAEAVVRRASAQLQDFTHTCFMVTPYEGYVAVAEALAELTPGDHAKKSALFNSGAEAVENAVKIARAYTKRQAVVVFDHGYHGRTNLTMALTAKNMPYKHGFGPFAPEVYRVPVAYGYRWLTGPENAGAEASAQAIDMINKQIGADNVAAIIIEPVLGEGGFIEPAKGFLPAISQFAKDNGIVFVADEIQSGFCRTGQWFACEDEGIVPDLITTAKGIAGGLPLAAVTGRAEIMDAAHSGGLGGTYGGNPVACAGALGAIETMKELDLNAKAKNIESVMKARLAAMAEKFDVIGDIRGRGAMIAIELVKDRASKEPNPEATAALAKACHQEGLLVLTCGTYGNVLRFLPPLVIGEDLLNEGLDIIEQAFSRI is encoded by the coding sequence ATGACCGCACTTCCGCAGGAGCGCCGCGTCGTCACCGCCATCCCCGGCCCGAAGTCGCAGGAGCTGCAGGCCCGCCGTACCGCCGCGGTCGCGGCCGGCGTGGGCTCGGTGCTCCCGGTCTTCACCACGCGCGCCGGCGGCGGCATCATCGAGGACGTCGACGGCAACCGCCTGATCGACTTCGGCTCCGGCATCGCCGTGACGTCGGTCGGCGCGAGTGCCGAGGCCGTCGTACGCCGGGCCTCCGCCCAGCTCCAGGACTTCACCCACACCTGTTTCATGGTCACGCCGTACGAGGGGTACGTCGCCGTCGCGGAGGCGCTGGCGGAGCTGACGCCGGGCGACCACGCCAAGAAGTCGGCGCTGTTCAACTCGGGCGCCGAGGCCGTCGAGAACGCCGTCAAGATCGCCCGTGCGTACACCAAGCGCCAGGCGGTCGTCGTCTTCGACCACGGGTACCACGGGAGGACGAACCTCACGATGGCGCTGACGGCCAAGAACATGCCGTACAAGCACGGCTTCGGCCCGTTCGCGCCCGAGGTCTACCGGGTTCCGGTGGCCTACGGCTACCGCTGGCTGACCGGCCCGGAGAACGCCGGCGCCGAGGCGTCCGCGCAGGCCATCGACATGATCAACAAGCAGATCGGGGCCGACAACGTGGCCGCGATCATCATCGAGCCGGTGCTCGGCGAGGGCGGCTTCATCGAGCCCGCGAAGGGCTTCCTGCCGGCCATCAGCCAGTTCGCCAAGGACAACGGCATCGTCTTCGTCGCGGACGAGATCCAGTCCGGCTTCTGCCGCACCGGCCAGTGGTTCGCGTGCGAGGACGAGGGCATCGTCCCCGACCTGATCACCACCGCCAAGGGCATCGCGGGCGGTCTGCCGCTCGCCGCCGTGACCGGCCGCGCCGAGATCATGGACGCCGCGCACTCGGGCGGCCTGGGCGGCACCTACGGCGGCAACCCGGTGGCCTGCGCGGGCGCGCTCGGCGCGATCGAGACCATGAAGGAGCTCGACCTCAACGCCAAGGCGAAGAACATCGAGTCGGTCATGAAGGCCCGGCTGGCCGCCATGGCCGAGAAGTTCGACGTCATCGGCGACATCCGGGGCCGCGGCGCCATGATCGCCATCGAGCTGGTGAAGGACCGCGCGTCCAAGGAGCCGAACCCGGAGGCGACCGCCGCGCTCGCCAAGGCCTGCCACCAGGAGGGCCTGCTGGTCCTGACCTGTGGCACTTACGGCAACGTCCTCCGCTTCCTGCCCCCGCTGGTCATCGGCGAGGACCTCCTCAACGAGGGCCTCGACATCATCGAGCAGGCCTTCTCCCGCATCTGA